One Candidatus Niyogibacteria bacterium genomic region harbors:
- a CDS encoding DegT/DnrJ/EryC1/StrS family aminotransferase, with product MKYPIAKPYFDNEEEKLVLEVLRSGTLSIGSKAKEFEKKFAEVLGVKYACAVSSGTAALHLALIAAGIKEGDEIITSPFSFVASSNAILYVNAIPVFADIDPITFNISPAEIEKKLTPKTKAILPVHIFGQSCDMQPIMALAKKHNLKVIEDACESITAGHKGRKTGTFGEAAAFSFYPNKQMTTGEGGMIVTDNKVIDGLCRSLRNQGRAENMQWLDHERLGYNYRMPEMAAALGIAQFKKLPKVIEERRKIAGWYSEELKKYADIIDAPRTHPDNTHVWFVYVARIKNFKIRRDEVIKKLAELGISTKPYLPSIHLFNFYRDKFGFKEGDFPVSERVSSSSIALPFYIGLDRKDIKYICQKLAEVVKIT from the coding sequence ATGAAGTATCCCATAGCAAAACCTTATTTTGATAATGAAGAAGAAAAATTGGTTCTGGAAGTTTTGCGTTCCGGAACTTTAAGTATTGGTTCCAAAGCAAAAGAGTTTGAAAAAAAATTCGCCGAAGTCCTCGGCGTGAAATACGCCTGCGCGGTTTCAAGCGGAACTGCCGCCCTGCATTTGGCTCTGATTGCCGCGGGCATAAAGGAAGGTGATGAAATTATAACTTCTCCTTTTTCTTTTGTTGCTTCAAGCAACGCTATTTTATACGTGAACGCCATACCGGTATTCGCGGATATTGACCCGATTACTTTTAATATTTCTCCCGCCGAGATTGAAAAAAAGCTTACCCCAAAAACCAAAGCGATTTTACCGGTGCATATTTTCGGGCAATCTTGCGATATGCAGCCGATAATGGCTCTTGCGAAAAAACATAATTTAAAAGTCATAGAAGACGCCTGCGAAAGCATCACTGCCGGACATAAAGGCCGGAAAACCGGAACTTTTGGCGAAGCCGCGGCGTTTTCCTTTTATCCCAACAAGCAAATGACTACGGGTGAAGGAGGAATGATTGTTACCGATAATAAAGTCATTGACGGTCTTTGCCGGAGTTTGCGTAATCAGGGTCGCGCCGAAAATATGCAGTGGCTTGACCATGAGCGTCTCGGCTACAATTATCGGATGCCTGAGATGGCGGCGGCCCTGGGAATCGCCCAATTTAAAAAATTGCCTAAAGTTATAGAAGAGAGGCGGAAAATAGCCGGATGGTATTCAGAGGAGCTCAAAAAATACGCGGATATAATCGATGCTCCGCGAACACACCCGGACAATACTCACGTTTGGTTTGTTTATGTCGCGAGAATCAAGAATTTTAAAATAAGACGCGATGAAGTCATTAAAAAATTAGCTGAGCTCGGCATTTCAACCAAACCCTATTTACCTTCAATCCATCTTTTTAATTTTTATCGCGATAAGTTCGGTTTTAAGGAGGGAGATTTTCCGGTGTCAGAGCGGGTAAGCAGTTCTTCAATCGCGCTTCCGTTTTATATCGGACTTGACAGAAAGGATATAAAATACATTTGTCAAAAATTAGCGGAAGTGGTAAAGATAACATAA